One stretch of Microbacterium terrae DNA includes these proteins:
- the galT gene encoding galactose-1-phosphate uridylyltransferase: MYFDDPGTTLGAERAADARTLDPRPATATMRRDVLTGDWISVAAARQNRAFMPPAEFDPLAPQTPANPSEIPSRYDVAVFENKSPSFGPALAVAHGDAPAADDAPRGLDDLDAPGLGRTRTSVGRCEVVCFSPEHAGSFGTQSRTRARTVIEAWADRTAALSALPGIEQVFPFENRGEAIGVTLPHPHGQIYAYPYVTPRTTSLLRSIEREGDDLFERILQHERSSDRVILTGEHWTAFVPFAARWPLEVHLLPHRHVPDFAETTDAERDELAPLYLRLLRGIDALYDTPTPYIAAWHQAPVRRGRDVARLHLQLTSPRRAADKLKFLAGSEAAMGAWIGDVPPEAAAERLRAAVQSIPEVTE; this comes from the coding sequence ATCTACTTCGACGACCCCGGCACGACGCTCGGCGCCGAGCGCGCTGCCGACGCCCGCACCCTCGACCCGCGCCCGGCGACCGCGACCATGCGCCGCGACGTGCTCACCGGCGACTGGATCTCGGTCGCGGCAGCCCGCCAGAACCGCGCCTTCATGCCGCCCGCCGAGTTCGACCCGCTCGCCCCGCAGACACCCGCGAACCCGAGCGAGATCCCGAGCCGCTACGACGTCGCCGTCTTCGAGAACAAGAGCCCCTCCTTCGGCCCGGCCCTCGCCGTCGCCCACGGCGACGCGCCCGCGGCCGACGACGCCCCTCGAGGCCTCGACGACCTCGACGCGCCCGGCCTCGGCCGCACCCGCACGAGCGTCGGGCGCTGCGAGGTCGTGTGCTTCAGCCCCGAGCACGCCGGATCGTTCGGCACCCAGTCGCGCACCCGCGCCCGCACCGTCATCGAGGCGTGGGCGGACCGCACCGCCGCGCTGTCGGCGCTCCCCGGCATCGAGCAGGTCTTCCCGTTCGAGAACCGCGGCGAGGCCATCGGGGTCACCCTCCCCCACCCGCACGGGCAGATCTACGCCTACCCGTACGTGACGCCGCGCACGACGAGCCTGCTCCGCTCGATCGAGCGCGAGGGCGACGACCTGTTCGAGCGCATCCTCCAGCACGAGCGCTCCTCCGACCGCGTCATCCTCACCGGCGAGCACTGGACCGCCTTCGTGCCGTTCGCGGCGCGCTGGCCGCTCGAGGTGCACCTCCTGCCCCACCGCCACGTGCCCGACTTCGCCGAGACCACCGACGCCGAGCGCGACGAGCTCGCCCCGCTCTACCTGCGGCTGCTCCGCGGCATCGACGCGCTCTACGACACGCCCACGCCGTACATCGCCGCGTGGCACCAGGCGCCGGTGCGCCGCGGCCGCGACGTCGCGCGCCTGCACCTGCAGCTCACGAGCCCGCGCCGCGCCGCCGACAAGCTCAAGTTCCTCGCCGGATCGGAGGCCGCCATGGGCGCCTGGATCGGCGACGTCCCCCCCGAGGCCGCCGCAGAACGTCTGCGCGCGGCAGTCCAGTCCATCCCCGAGGTGACCGAATGA
- the galK gene encoding galactokinase, translating into MTLPAAPARTAATELFTATFGGEPAGTWSAPGRANLIGEHTDYNDGFVLPFAIEHRTHVAARLREDATAIVISTFDGDAVEAPLSDLSALFPARRDEVTEWARYPLGIAWALLDAARRDPRDVPGVELAFASDVPVGAGLSSSAAIEGATASALNDLWQLGLDRVTLAQAGRRAENEAVGAPTGIMDQMASMLGQPDAAIFLDCRSLETQTVDLGFTAAGLDLVVIDTNVKHAHSTGGYRERRAACERAAAAFGVPALRDVSEADLPRLAELVDEVTFRRARHIVTENQRVLDTVQALRETGPRAIGDLLVASHVSMRDDFEISVPELDTAVDAALAAGALGARMTGGGFGGAAIALVEHADVAAVTDAAIAAFAERGFAVPTIFTVTPSAGAARD; encoded by the coding sequence ATGACCCTTCCCGCCGCCCCCGCTCGCACCGCCGCGACCGAGCTGTTCACCGCGACCTTCGGCGGCGAGCCCGCCGGCACGTGGTCGGCTCCCGGCCGCGCGAACCTCATCGGCGAGCACACCGACTACAACGACGGCTTCGTGCTGCCGTTCGCGATCGAGCACCGCACCCATGTGGCCGCGCGTCTGCGCGAAGACGCCACCGCGATCGTCATCTCGACGTTCGACGGCGACGCCGTCGAGGCCCCCCTCTCCGATCTGAGCGCGCTCTTCCCCGCCCGCCGCGACGAGGTCACCGAGTGGGCCCGGTACCCGCTCGGCATCGCCTGGGCATTGCTGGATGCCGCCCGCCGCGATCCCCGCGACGTCCCCGGTGTCGAGCTCGCCTTCGCCTCCGACGTTCCCGTGGGCGCGGGCCTGTCGTCGTCGGCCGCGATCGAGGGCGCGACCGCGTCGGCCCTCAACGACCTGTGGCAGCTGGGACTCGACCGCGTCACGCTCGCCCAGGCCGGCCGTCGTGCCGAGAACGAGGCGGTCGGCGCCCCGACCGGGATCATGGACCAGATGGCTTCGATGCTCGGTCAGCCCGATGCGGCGATCTTCCTCGACTGCCGCTCGCTCGAGACCCAGACCGTCGACCTCGGGTTCACGGCGGCCGGTCTCGACCTCGTCGTGATCGACACCAACGTCAAGCACGCGCACTCGACCGGTGGCTACCGCGAGCGCCGGGCCGCGTGCGAGCGCGCGGCCGCCGCGTTCGGCGTGCCGGCTCTGCGCGACGTCTCCGAGGCCGATCTGCCCCGACTCGCCGAGCTCGTCGACGAGGTCACCTTCCGTCGCGCCCGCCACATCGTGACCGAGAACCAGCGCGTGCTCGACACCGTGCAGGCGCTGCGCGAGACGGGCCCGCGCGCCATCGGCGACCTGCTGGTGGCCTCCCACGTGTCGATGCGCGACGACTTCGAGATCTCGGTTCCCGAGCTCGACACCGCCGTCGATGCGGCACTGGCCGCCGGCGCCCTCGGTGCGCGCATGACCGGCGGGGGCTTCGGCGGTGCTGCGATCGCCCTGGTCGAGCACGCCGACGTCGCCGCGGTGACGGATGCCGCGATCGCGGCGTTCGCCGAGCGCGGCTTCGCCGTCCCGACGATCTTCACCGTCACCCCGTCCGCCGGCGCCGCCCGCGACTGA
- a CDS encoding SpoIIAA family protein — protein sequence MLTEIPDLPSGAVGFRVGGEVTVDEYRDVVETRIAEAARAGGPIDVVAVIDDVAGFEPGVALRDAALGLRDRHEWGRLAIVSDHEGLAFAVGMLTAFTRLDVRVFAAADEAAAIAWISHTV from the coding sequence ATGCTCACCGAGATCCCGGACCTGCCCTCGGGCGCCGTCGGCTTCCGCGTCGGAGGCGAGGTGACCGTCGACGAGTACCGCGACGTCGTCGAGACCCGCATCGCCGAGGCGGCACGGGCCGGCGGTCCGATCGACGTCGTCGCGGTGATCGACGACGTGGCCGGATTCGAACCCGGCGTCGCACTGCGCGATGCGGCACTCGGCCTGCGCGACCGTCACGAGTGGGGGCGCCTGGCGATCGTGTCCGACCACGAGGGGCTCGCGTTCGCGGTCGGCATGCTCACCGCGTTCACCAGGCTCGACGTGCGCGTGTTCGCGGCGGCCGACGAGGCCGCCGCGATCGCCTGGATCTCGCACACCGTCTGA
- a CDS encoding glycerate kinase has translation MPHTVVIAPDSFKGSIPAAAAAAALSAGWHDERPDDEIRLLPMADGGEGTLDAFAAAVPGAVRMAVAVTGPEGTPVEASWLLLPPTPDAPAGTGVVELASTSGIELLGTPPRLRALDADTRGFGETVAAALAHGVSRLVLGIGSSASTDGGVGMLRALGATFIGADGEPIAPGGRGLDRVVAADLGGLPPLPAGGVQVLSDVTNPLLGRRGAAAVFGPQKGATEADVERLDAGLARFAAVVGADRADPATPGAGAAGGTGFGLLAWGAALVPGSTAVAELIGLRGAVADASVAVTGEGSFDGQSAAGKVPAHVAALAAEAGVPVGLVAGRIADDADVSAFGATASLTALSGSSDAAMGEPARWLRAAGAALARELG, from the coding sequence ATGCCGCACACGGTCGTGATCGCACCCGACAGCTTCAAGGGGTCGATCCCCGCCGCCGCCGCAGCCGCCGCTCTGTCAGCAGGATGGCACGACGAGCGCCCCGACGACGAGATCCGCCTCCTCCCGATGGCCGACGGCGGAGAGGGCACGCTCGACGCGTTCGCCGCCGCCGTGCCCGGAGCTGTGCGGATGGCGGTCGCCGTGACGGGCCCCGAGGGCACGCCGGTCGAGGCATCCTGGCTGCTCCTGCCGCCGACGCCCGATGCGCCCGCGGGCACCGGTGTGGTCGAACTCGCGTCGACGAGCGGGATCGAGCTGCTCGGCACGCCGCCGCGGCTGCGCGCGCTCGATGCCGACACCCGCGGCTTCGGCGAGACCGTCGCCGCCGCCCTCGCCCACGGCGTGAGCCGGCTCGTGCTCGGGATCGGGTCGAGCGCCTCGACCGACGGAGGGGTCGGGATGCTCCGCGCACTCGGTGCGACCTTCATCGGCGCCGACGGCGAGCCGATCGCACCCGGAGGACGCGGCCTCGATCGCGTCGTCGCCGCCGACCTCGGCGGACTGCCGCCGCTTCCCGCAGGCGGCGTGCAGGTGCTGAGCGACGTCACCAATCCGCTCCTCGGACGCCGCGGAGCGGCCGCGGTGTTCGGCCCGCAGAAGGGGGCGACCGAAGCCGACGTCGAGCGGCTCGACGCGGGGCTTGCGCGATTCGCCGCCGTCGTCGGCGCCGACCGCGCGGACCCCGCCACCCCCGGCGCGGGAGCCGCCGGCGGCACCGGCTTCGGGCTCCTGGCCTGGGGCGCCGCGCTCGTGCCCGGTTCGACCGCGGTCGCCGAGCTCATCGGGCTGCGCGGCGCCGTGGCCGACGCATCCGTCGCCGTCACGGGCGAGGGCTCGTTCGACGGCCAGTCGGCCGCGGGCAAGGTGCCCGCCCACGTCGCTGCCCTCGCCGCGGAGGCGGGGGTGCCGGTGGGGCTCGTCGCGGGGCGGATCGCCGACGATGCCGACGTGTCGGCCTTCGGGGCGACGGCATCGCTCACCGCGCTGTCGGGATCGTCCGACGCGGCGATGGGCGAACCGGCGCGCTGGCTCCGTGCCGCCGGCGCCGCCCTCGCGCGCGAACTCGGCTGA
- the galE gene encoding UDP-glucose 4-epimerase GalE encodes MSWLVTGGAGYIGAHVVRALAEAGLAPVVIDDLSSGHESFVPEGVPFVRASILDREAVEGALRDNGVEGVIHLAGYKYAGVSVKRPLHTYAQNVEGTRVLLESMAAAGVTNLVFSSSAAVYGTPDVPLVTEDLPKRPASPYGESKLIGEWLIRDQGVATAETDAPLRHTSLRYFNVVGSGDPSVYDTSPHNLFPLVFEALLDGRTPKIFGDDYDTPDGTNVRDYVHVADIAAAHVIAAQRLADGEPVEAAYNLGSQNGLSVKQIMDAMARVTGIDFTPEVSPRRPGDPDRIVATGELAARDLDWQMRYTVDEMVETGWAARRNAG; translated from the coding sequence ATGTCCTGGCTCGTCACCGGAGGTGCCGGCTACATCGGCGCCCACGTCGTCCGCGCTCTCGCCGAAGCGGGCCTCGCGCCCGTCGTCATCGACGACCTCTCGAGCGGGCACGAGTCGTTCGTTCCCGAGGGCGTGCCGTTCGTGCGCGCGTCGATCCTCGACCGCGAAGCCGTCGAGGGCGCGCTGCGCGACAACGGCGTCGAAGGCGTCATCCACCTCGCCGGCTACAAGTACGCGGGAGTGTCGGTCAAGCGCCCGCTCCACACCTACGCGCAGAACGTCGAGGGCACGCGCGTGCTCCTCGAGTCGATGGCGGCCGCGGGCGTGACGAACCTGGTGTTCTCGTCGAGCGCCGCCGTATACGGAACGCCCGACGTGCCGCTCGTGACCGAAGACCTCCCCAAGCGCCCGGCTTCGCCGTACGGCGAGTCGAAGCTGATCGGCGAGTGGCTGATCCGCGATCAGGGCGTCGCGACGGCGGAGACGGATGCGCCGCTGCGCCACACGTCGCTCCGGTACTTCAACGTCGTCGGCTCGGGCGACCCGTCGGTGTACGACACCAGCCCGCACAACCTGTTCCCGCTCGTGTTCGAGGCGCTCCTCGACGGGCGCACCCCGAAGATCTTCGGCGACGACTACGACACCCCCGACGGCACGAACGTGCGCGACTATGTGCACGTGGCCGACATCGCGGCCGCCCACGTCATCGCCGCCCAGCGTCTCGCCGACGGCGAGCCGGTGGAGGCCGCCTACAACCTCGGTTCGCAGAACGGCCTGTCGGTGAAGCAGATCATGGACGCGATGGCTCGGGTCACCGGCATCGACTTCACGCCCGAGGTGTCGCCCCGCCGCCCGGGCGACCCCGACCGCATCGTCGCCACCGGCGAGCTCGCGGCCCGCGACCTCGACTGGCAGATGCGCTACACGGTCGACGAGATGGTCGAGACCGGCTGGGCCGCGCGCCGCAACGCCGGCTGA
- a CDS encoding ThuA domain-containing protein, which yields MPSKALHALIAVGTGRYADPWHPFAETAAAADEILRADGFDVTVDDDVDHALAHLDDVDLLVVAAGDPWRNAPEGTADPVPYRDAAASAGLARALDAGIGILALHAATASLRDYPQYREAIGGEWTAGTSWHPPIGPATIPVADATHPVTAGLETIELFDELYSDLVVDPGAVVLVKHEIDGVSHPIVWAREQPVRAVVSAFGHDARAYESPTLRTLIRQAARWAASAD from the coding sequence ATGCCGTCGAAGGCCCTGCACGCGCTGATCGCCGTCGGCACCGGGCGGTACGCCGACCCGTGGCATCCGTTCGCCGAGACCGCCGCCGCCGCTGACGAGATCCTGCGCGCCGACGGGTTCGACGTCACCGTCGACGACGACGTCGACCACGCGCTCGCGCACCTCGACGACGTCGACCTGCTCGTCGTCGCCGCCGGCGACCCCTGGCGCAACGCGCCCGAGGGCACGGCCGACCCCGTGCCGTACCGCGACGCCGCGGCGTCGGCAGGCCTCGCCCGGGCGCTCGACGCCGGCATCGGCATCCTCGCCCTCCACGCCGCCACCGCGTCGCTGCGCGACTACCCGCAGTATCGCGAGGCGATCGGCGGGGAGTGGACAGCCGGCACCTCGTGGCATCCGCCCATCGGTCCGGCGACGATTCCGGTCGCCGACGCGACGCATCCGGTCACGGCGGGTCTCGAGACGATCGAGCTGTTCGACGAGCTCTACAGCGACCTCGTCGTCGACCCCGGCGCAGTGGTGCTCGTGAAGCACGAGATCGACGGCGTGAGCCACCCGATCGTGTGGGCGCGCGAGCAGCCGGTGCGCGCCGTGGTCTCGGCGTTCGGGCACGACGCTCGGGCGTACGAGTCGCCCACGCTGCGCACGCTCATCCGGCAGGCCGCCCGCTGGGCCGCGTCGGCGGACTGA
- a CDS encoding LacI family DNA-binding transcriptional regulator, translated as MQRRVSMADVAALAGVSGQTVSRVVNDSPRVDPATRARVEVAMADLGYRPHRAARALRTGRTQTLGLVVSTLETVGNFRMLQAVTAAATARGFAVTIVTVGAAGELEDAFERLRDQGVDGAVVLNEATAIARGSTLPADLRLVVVDSAPDGRVSIVQSDHAAGARAATGHLLALGHATVHHLAGPDGSFAASERERGWREALIAAGAPVAEPVRGDWSSASGHVAASAFDADVTAVFAANDQSALGLLRGLAESGRDVPGDVSVVGFDDVADAADYRPPLTTVRQRFDVLGERAVATLVDGLDDARGQVDEAVPTQLVVRASTASPTR; from the coding sequence ATGCAGCGACGGGTGTCGATGGCCGATGTCGCGGCCCTCGCAGGGGTGTCGGGGCAGACCGTGTCGCGGGTCGTCAACGACAGCCCGCGCGTCGATCCGGCGACCCGCGCCCGCGTGGAGGTGGCCATGGCCGACCTCGGATACCGGCCGCATCGTGCTGCTCGGGCGCTGCGCACCGGCCGCACCCAGACCCTCGGGCTCGTCGTGTCGACGCTCGAGACGGTCGGGAACTTTCGGATGCTGCAGGCCGTGACCGCCGCCGCCACCGCGCGCGGCTTCGCCGTGACCATCGTCACCGTTGGCGCCGCCGGAGAGCTCGAGGACGCCTTCGAGCGCCTCCGCGACCAGGGCGTCGACGGCGCGGTCGTGCTCAACGAGGCGACCGCGATCGCCCGGGGTTCGACGCTCCCCGCCGATCTGCGGCTGGTGGTCGTCGACTCGGCGCCCGACGGCCGGGTCTCGATCGTGCAGTCCGACCATGCCGCGGGTGCCCGGGCGGCGACCGGGCATCTGCTCGCCCTCGGCCACGCGACGGTGCACCACCTCGCCGGGCCCGACGGCTCGTTCGCCGCCTCCGAGCGCGAGCGGGGCTGGCGCGAGGCGCTCATCGCGGCGGGCGCACCCGTCGCCGAGCCCGTGCGCGGCGACTGGTCATCGGCGTCGGGCCATGTCGCGGCATCCGCGTTCGACGCCGATGTCACCGCGGTGTTCGCCGCGAACGACCAGTCGGCCCTCGGACTGCTGCGCGGACTCGCCGAGTCCGGCCGCGACGTGCCGGGCGACGTGAGCGTGGTGGGCTTCGACGACGTCGCGGACGCCGCCGACTATCGGCCCCCCCTCACCACCGTGCGACAGCGGTTCGACGTGCTCGGGGAGCGTGCGGTGGCGACGCTGGTCGATGGCCTCGACGACGCGCGCGGCCAGGTCGACGAGGCGGTGCCGACGCAGCTCGTCGTGCGGGCGAGCACCGCTTCGCCGACGCGCTGA
- a CDS encoding alpha/beta fold hydrolase, translating into MAYITVATENSVDVELYYTDQGSGQPVVLIHGFPLDGESWGKQQAALLDAGYRVIAYDRRGFGASTKTGTGSDYDTFAADLHALMEDLDLREAVLVGFSMGTGEVARYLSRYGSARVAKAAFLGSLEPYLLKTDDNPDGAGPQEFFDGIAATVREDRYAFIAGFFRDFYNLDDTLGSRISQEAVDASVQTATRAGNTAIAAAPLTWPTDFRADIPQIDVPALILHGTADNILPIDATARRFKQLLPDATYVEIEGAPHGLLWTHGAEVNEALLAFLRS; encoded by the coding sequence GTGGCCTACATCACCGTGGCGACCGAGAACTCGGTCGACGTCGAGCTCTACTACACCGACCAGGGGTCGGGGCAGCCGGTCGTGCTGATCCACGGCTTCCCCCTCGACGGCGAGTCATGGGGCAAGCAGCAGGCCGCTCTGCTCGATGCGGGGTACCGCGTCATCGCCTATGACCGCCGCGGGTTCGGTGCGTCGACCAAGACCGGAACAGGGTCCGACTACGACACGTTCGCGGCCGACCTGCACGCGCTCATGGAAGACCTCGACCTGCGCGAGGCGGTGCTCGTGGGCTTCTCGATGGGCACCGGCGAGGTCGCGCGCTACCTGTCGCGCTACGGCAGCGCGCGCGTTGCGAAGGCCGCCTTCCTCGGCTCGCTCGAGCCCTATCTGCTGAAGACCGACGACAACCCCGACGGCGCCGGGCCCCAGGAGTTCTTCGACGGGATCGCCGCCACCGTCCGCGAGGACCGGTACGCGTTCATCGCGGGGTTCTTCCGCGACTTCTACAACCTCGACGACACACTCGGCTCGCGGATCTCGCAGGAGGCCGTCGACGCGAGCGTGCAGACGGCGACGCGGGCGGGCAACACCGCGATCGCCGCGGCGCCGCTGACGTGGCCGACCGACTTCCGCGCAGACATCCCGCAGATCGACGTGCCGGCCCTGATCCTCCACGGCACCGCCGACAACATCCTGCCCATCGACGCGACCGCGCGGCGGTTCAAGCAACTGCTCCCGGATGCCACCTACGTCGAGATCGAGGGCGCCCCGCACGGGCTGCTCTGGACGCACGGCGCCGAGGTCAACGAGGCGCTGCTGGCGTTCCTGCGGAGCTGA